A single Candidatus Zixiibacteriota bacterium DNA region contains:
- the tsaD gene encoding tRNA (adenosine(37)-N6)-threonylcarbamoyltransferase complex transferase subunit TsaD, with product MRTLGIETSCDETSVAVVENGQRILSNIILSQAIHSKFGGVIPEVASREHLKTIVPIYNQALREAGMRLDDIELIAATQGPGLVGPLLVGLTFAKGLSFARQIPFVPVNHLEGHLAAPLLQFPHISQRHLSLVVSGGHTMLVLVKQFGEYEILGKTRDDAAGEAFDKVAKLMGLGYPGGAALNKLAKQGNPQFVRFPRGLKNEEYAFSFSGLKTSVALYLEKLEKDIYEKHKADIAASFQEAVVDVLVEKTVRAAQQYSITDVTITGGVAANSRLRALMQERLASEGKRLFYPSLELCTDNAAMIAAAGFFRYEILGPGEFVANAIPYLELK from the coding sequence ATGCGTACTCTGGGAATTGAAACATCATGTGATGAAACATCGGTCGCTGTTGTCGAAAACGGACAGCGGATCCTATCGAATATTATTCTGTCACAGGCGATCCACTCAAAATTTGGCGGGGTCATTCCCGAAGTTGCAAGCCGCGAGCATCTCAAAACCATAGTGCCCATATATAATCAGGCGCTCCGCGAGGCCGGTATGCGGCTTGATGACATAGAACTTATTGCCGCCACACAGGGACCAGGGCTTGTCGGACCGCTGCTCGTCGGGTTGACATTCGCCAAAGGACTTTCATTTGCCAGGCAGATTCCGTTTGTGCCGGTCAATCATCTCGAAGGACATCTGGCCGCTCCGCTCCTTCAATTTCCACATATCTCCCAAAGACACCTTAGTCTCGTAGTTTCGGGTGGACACACAATGCTTGTGTTAGTAAAACAGTTTGGAGAATATGAGATTCTGGGAAAAACCCGCGACGATGCCGCAGGCGAGGCCTTCGATAAAGTAGCCAAGTTAATGGGGCTCGGATATCCCGGAGGAGCGGCGCTCAATAAACTGGCGAAGCAAGGAAATCCGCAGTTTGTTCGATTCCCGCGTGGATTAAAAAACGAAGAATATGCCTTTTCGTTTTCCGGCCTCAAGACGTCCGTCGCGCTCTATCTCGAAAAGCTTGAAAAAGATATCTATGAGAAACATAAGGCCGATATCGCGGCCTCGTTTCAGGAAGCCGTTGTCGATGTTCTTGTCGAAAAGACAGTCCGCGCGGCTCAGCAATACTCGATTACCGATGTCACAATCACTGGCGGAGTGGCTGCAAACAGCCGACTTCGCGCACTCATGCAGGAGCGTCTGGCATCCGAAGGCAAACGGCTATTCTATCCCTCGCTTGAATTGTGCACTGACAATGCGGCGATGATCGCCGCGGCCGGTTTTTTTCGATATGAAATCCTCGGCCCGGGAGAATTTGTGGCGAACGCTATTCCATATCTCGAGCTAAAATAA
- a CDS encoding RNA-binding protein, translating to MNIYVGNLSYQVSEEDLRTAFGEFGEVTKVIIIKDKLSGESRGFAFVEMGSSESGQSAISGMNDAELKGRRLKVNEAQARTDAPRGGGGGGGSRDGGGGGRR from the coding sequence ATGAACATCTACGTCGGCAACCTGTCATATCAGGTAAGCGAAGAAGATCTTCGAACGGCTTTCGGCGAATTCGGCGAAGTGACCAAGGTTATTATCATCAAAGACAAGCTGAGCGGCGAATCCCGCGGTTTTGCCTTCGTCGAGATGGGAAGCAGCGAGTCCGGACAATCGGCAATTTCCGGGATGAATGACGCCGAGCTCAAAGGACGTCGTTTGAAAGTCAATGAAGCCCAGGCCCGTACCGATGCCCCGCGAGGCGGTGGCGGAGGAGGCGGAAGCCGCGATGGCGGCGGCGGCGGACGTCGCTAA
- a CDS encoding SDR family oxidoreductase, with protein sequence MKYLITGGAGFIGSNIARKLIEDGEHVRVLDNFSSGKEENLVEIINDIELIEGDIRDYWTVSSTVKGMDYVLHQAALPSVPKSILNPLSANAVNIDGTLNVLEASRLAGVKRFVMASSSAVYGESVELPKHEGIIPSPLSPYAVAKLTNEYYCKVYNDLYKLPTVALRYFNIFGPRQDPKSEYAPVIPRFITLLHSGQKPTIYGDGEQSRDFIYIDNAVEANLLAARNPALSGQVFNVANGFQCTLNQLLERLRQILGVNLPAEYAPAREGDIRHSYASIEKLKSYGFNGSVGLDEGLQRTVAFFTAPSTTRTHISR encoded by the coding sequence ATGAAATATTTGATAACTGGCGGGGCCGGATTTATCGGCTCCAATATTGCTCGAAAATTAATCGAAGATGGTGAGCACGTCCGCGTCCTTGATAATTTTTCGTCAGGGAAAGAAGAAAATCTTGTCGAAATCATCAATGATATTGAGTTGATCGAGGGAGATATCCGCGATTACTGGACGGTTAGCTCGACGGTAAAAGGAATGGATTATGTGCTGCACCAAGCGGCATTGCCCTCGGTCCCCAAATCCATTCTCAACCCGCTCAGTGCGAACGCGGTCAATATTGACGGCACGCTCAATGTGTTGGAAGCATCGCGGCTTGCCGGAGTGAAACGATTTGTGATGGCCTCGTCAAGCGCGGTTTATGGTGAATCAGTGGAACTGCCCAAACATGAAGGCATAATCCCATCACCTCTTTCTCCCTATGCCGTGGCAAAGCTGACAAACGAATATTACTGCAAAGTATATAACGACCTGTATAAACTCCCCACAGTGGCGCTGAGATATTTCAATATCTTTGGCCCGCGGCAGGATCCGAAGAGCGAATATGCGCCGGTCATCCCGCGTTTTATCACGCTTCTTCACAGCGGACAGAAACCGACAATCTATGGTGACGGCGAGCAATCCAGAGATTTTATATACATAGACAACGCGGTTGAAGCAAATCTCCTTGCCGCCCGTAACCCGGCCTTGTCCGGACAGGTCTTCAACGTCGCCAATGGTTTCCAATGCACCCTCAATCAATTGCTGGAGCGGTTGCGACAGATTCTCGGTGTCAATTTACCGGCTGAGTATGCGCCAGCGCGCGAGGGGGATATTCGCCACTCGTATGCTTCAATCGAAAAACTCAAAAGTTACGGCTTCAATGGATCGGTCGGGCTCGACGAGGGGCTGCAAAGAACTGTTGCCTTTTTCACCGCTCCGTCGACGACTCGGACTCATATAAGCCGATAG
- a CDS encoding CdaR family protein: protein MVTFFENIWLKLLAVVLALLIWLHVATEKNYTYVVSLPVTEISLRDTLTLSAPAPDSVTLAVSASGKQLLRKQWKRDGIRINAAQYPAGEQVIELTPLNTSLVAPSDDLSIEDIISPNYIKLDIDTQAQFSVPVNPEISSEPDDGFALGCLITVVPSHISVSGPRSKMNILTSVSTLPIDLRGLRDKVTLNTPLNKQSLLGFSTKFDTVNVTLEVVPVKTKTLSSIPIVVFNAPPDAEITTTPRSIDLVVSGPQDEIDSLSASAITVSADYRRADPAGRAELKFDYPKIFKLKSFSADSVQISPPPNAYSGN from the coding sequence ATGGTGACTTTTTTTGAAAATATTTGGCTGAAACTGCTCGCAGTTGTTCTGGCTCTTCTCATTTGGCTTCATGTCGCCACCGAGAAAAACTATACCTATGTCGTGTCCCTGCCAGTGACCGAAATCTCGCTTCGCGATACATTGACTTTGTCCGCTCCTGCTCCGGATTCGGTAACTCTGGCGGTCAGCGCATCGGGCAAACAACTTCTTCGCAAACAATGGAAGAGAGATGGGATCCGCATCAATGCCGCTCAATATCCAGCCGGTGAGCAGGTTATTGAACTGACCCCGCTCAACACCTCGCTTGTGGCTCCCTCTGATGACTTGTCAATCGAAGACATTATCTCTCCAAACTATATAAAGCTTGATATAGACACCCAGGCACAGTTCTCTGTGCCAGTCAATCCCGAAATAAGTTCTGAACCAGATGATGGTTTCGCGCTTGGGTGTTTGATAACCGTTGTACCTTCCCATATCAGTGTCTCCGGACCTCGATCGAAAATGAACATTCTTACTTCTGTTTCCACGCTTCCCATCGATCTCAGGGGCTTGCGTGATAAAGTAACCCTAAATACCCCTCTGAACAAACAGTCTCTCTTAGGTTTCTCGACTAAGTTCGACACAGTGAATGTCACACTTGAAGTGGTACCTGTTAAAACAAAAACCCTCTCGTCGATTCCAATAGTTGTTTTCAATGCCCCGCCTGACGCAGAAATAACGACGACCCCCCGCTCAATCGACTTGGTGGTGTCAGGGCCGCAGGATGAGATTGATTCGCTCTCGGCATCCGCAATTACCGTTTCGGCTGATTATCGCCGGGCCGATCCCGCCGGACGCGCCGAACTTAAATTTGACTACCCGAAAATATTCAAGCTAAAATCATTTTCCGCCGATTCTGTGCAGATATCTCCCCCACCCAATGCGTACTCTGGGAATTGA
- a CDS encoding CPXCG motif-containing cysteine-rich protein has translation MLMHRLSFALSPKITLRLWTFVGGDTYIRVMEQYYLCACCGEENEILIDPTSGNRQEFVEDCRVCCRPNVIKASFNSYLNEYDLEVYQEDVG, from the coding sequence ATGTTGATGCACAGACTTTCTTTCGCGCTCTCCCCAAAGATTACGTTACGGTTATGGACTTTCGTCGGTGGAGATACATATATTAGAGTTATGGAGCAATATTATCTCTGTGCCTGTTGCGGCGAGGAAAACGAGATTCTGATAGATCCCACAAGCGGCAATCGTCAGGAATTCGTCGAAGATTGCCGGGTGTGTTGCCGTCCGAATGTTATCAAGGCATCGTTTAACAGTTATCTCAATGAATACGACCTTGAGGTTTATCAAGAAGATGTTGGTTGA